Sequence from the Ornithinimicrobium humiphilum genome:
CGGTAGTTGACGGTCAGCGAGCGCACCTCGACCCGGTCCAGACCGACCCGCGCGAGCCGCTCCTCCCACGTCTCCGGGAAGCCCTCGCGCGCCTGCGCCCGGTCGCCGACCACGGTGAAGCTGCGCGAGGGGCACCGGCGCAGCAGCATCTGCCACTGCGCGTCGGTGAGCTCCTGCGCCTCGTCGACGACCACGTGCAGGAACGGCCCCGCCAGACGGTCGGCGACCTCCGCCGGAGCCGCGTCCGCGTCGACGAGCGCGGCCTGCAGGTCGCGGCCCCGCAGCATCGACATGACCTGCATCTCGGAGTCGTCCGTGGCCACCAGGTGCTCGACGACGTCGTCCATCCGGGCCCGCTCGGCCGCCTGCAGCGCCGCGCGCCGCTGCCGCCGGCGCCCGGCAGTGACGTCGCCCAGCCGCAGCCGGGCCGCGTCGAGCAGCGGCAGGTCGGCGGTGGTCCAGGCCTGCGGGTCCTCGCGCTGCAGCGCCCGCACCTCCTCCAGGGTGAGGCCCGGGGCGCAGCGGCGCAGGTAGGCCGGCACCGTCCACAGGTCGCCCACCAGGTCGGTCGGTTCGATGAGCGGCCAGGCGCGCGCCACGGCGTGCCGCAGCTCGGGGCTGCGCAGGAGGGAGGCCCGCAGCCGGTCGGGGTCGGTGTCGTCGTCCGCGTCGACGAGCCGGTCCACGAGGATGGCCACGAGCTCCTCGAGGATCTCCTCGCGCGCCTCGTTGTGCGGCACCGCGGCTTCGCGGGCCCCGAAGGCCTCCGCCCACTCCTCCGGGGAGATGACGACGTCGACGAGCTCGGTCGTCACCGAGGTCGGTTCGGTCGGCGGCTCCTCGTAGAGCTGCACCGCGGGCTCGACCGCCCGCACCAGCTCGGCCGACGCCTTGAGGAGGGCCACGCGAGGGTCGTCCTCCTCCCGGGCGACGGCACCCTCCGGCACGAGGTCGCGCAGCGTGCAGGTCTGCACGCCCTCCTCGCCCAGGCCCGGCAGCACGTCGGCGACCCACGACAGGTAGGGCTCGTGCGGCCCGACGAAGAGCACCCCGCCCCGGTGGTGGCCCAGGCGAGGATCGGCGTAGAGCAGGTAGGCCGCCCGGTGCAGGGCCACGACCGTCTTGCCCGTGCCGGGGCCACCGTCGACGACGAGGGTGCCACGCGAGCCCGCGCGGATGATCGCGTCCTGGTCGGCCTGGAGGGTGGCGAGCACGTCGCGCATCCGCGAGGTCCGGGCGGTGCCGAGGCTGAGCAGGAAGGACGACTCCTCGTCGGGCACCACCCCCTCGACCGGGTCGGTGGTGAAGACCTCGTCCCAGAAGTCCGTCACCCGGCCGCCGGTCCAGCGGTAGCGGCGTCGGCTGACGAGCCCCATCGGGTCGGCCCAGGTCGCGCCGAAGAACGGCTCGGCGGCCGGGGAGCGCCAGTCGACGAGCAGCCGCCGCCCCTCACGGTCCGTCAGCCCCAGCCGCCCGACGTAGACCGGCTCGTCCTGCCCGGCGAGCACCATGCGGCCCAGGCACAGGTCGGCCCCGAAGCGCTGCAGGGTGCGCAGCCGGGCGCTGAGCCGGTGCACCTGCTGGTCCCGCTCCAACGCCTGCTGACCCAGCCCCGCCGGCGCCCGGCGCTCCTGCGCCAGCCGCTCCTCCAGCTCGGCGACGGTGGCCCCCACGGCGTCCGCGACGGCCGCCAGGTGGGCCTCGTCCGCCGCCACCAGCCCGTGGTCCCGCACTGCGTCCCGACCGCCCCTGGTCAGGTCGAACACCGTGGTCGTCGTCATGCGCACCCACCCCTCTCCGCCCGGGCCCGCCCCGGGAGGAGAGCGATTGTGCGGCCTGACGGGGGCCTTGCCGCAAGCCCCCCTCTGCGCTATAGATTGAGAGTGGAGAGGACGCATGGCGCCCTCTCCTTCGTCGTCCCGTGGGTCGAGGGGCGGGGCCAAGGGGGCGACGTCCGGCTCGCGGACCTACCGTCGCTCGAGCCGGTCCATCACCCGCAGCACCCCGAGGTCGTCGAACGCCCGCCCCACGACCTGCACCCCGACGGGCCGCCCGTCGGGCATCGCGCCCCACGGCACCGTCCCGGCCGGCTGACCGGTCATGTTCCAGGGCATCGTGAAGTTGATGTGCCACATCCCGCGCCCGCCGTCCGGATAGGGCATCGGCTGCTCCGCGGGGAAGGCCGCGCACGGGGCCACGGGCGAGACCATCACGTCCAGCCCCAGGGCGTCCCACGCCGCGACCGTGTCGGCCTGCACCCTGCCGAAGGCGTGGTAGGCGTCGACGACCTCGGTGCCGCCGAGGCCGCTCGCGGCCCGCACCCAGTCGGCGACGTAGGGCAGCACCCGCTCCTGCCGCTCCGGCGACAGCCGCGCGAAGTCGGCCCACGAGCGCGCCTGCCAGAACTGGTTGACCCCGTCGAGGTGCGCCTGGGTCAGCCACGGCCCCACCTCCACGACCTCGGCGCCCGCGTCCGCCAGGGCGTCGGCGGCCTCGCGCACGGCGGCGGCCACCTCGGGCTCCGGCTCCACGCCATACCCCGCGGTGGTCCAGACCCCCACCCGCAGCCCGGCCACGTCCGTGCCGGTGCCGACGGAGGTCCAGTCGAGGTCCTGCCCGGGCAGGCTGGTCCAGTCGAGGGGGTCCGGCCCGGAGAGCACGGCCATGAACGCGGCGCAGTCGGCGGCGGTCGTCGCCATCGGGCCCGCCACCCGGCCGAGGTATGGCGCGTGCAGGGGGATGCGTCCGGCGCTCGGCTTGAGCGTGGCCAGGCCCAGCCAGGTGCCGGGCAGCCGGATCGAGCCGCCGATGTCGGTGCCGACGGCCAGCGGCGCGTAGCCGGCAGCCACGCTGGCGCCGGCGCCCGAGCTCGAGCCGCCGGTGGTCCACGACGGGTCGAGCGGTGAACGGGTGATGCCGTGCAGGCTGGAGACGCCGGAGGAGAGCATCCCCCAGTCGGGCATGACGGTGGAGCCGAGCACCACCATCCCGGCCCCGTCGACGCGTCGCGCGACCGGGGAGTCGACGTCGGGCACGACCGGCTCGACCCCGGCGCAGCCCGCGGGCATCGGCACCCCGGCCCGGGCGACGTTCTCCTTGATCGTCACCGGCACGCCGTCGAGCGGCCCGAGCTGACGACCCTCGGCCCAGCGCCGGGTCGCCGCCTCGGCCCGCCCCAGGACGTCCTCCACCGGGTCGCGCACCCACATCGCGTTGACCACGGGCTCACGCTCGTCCATGAGCCGCAGGGCCTCCTGGGCGACCTCCAGCGGGGTCGTCGTCCCCGCCGCGAAGGCCGCGCCGAGCGCCGCGGCGTCAGGACGGTCGGGGCCGGGTGCGACGTCGAGGGCTGCCACGTCTGGCACTGTAGCGTCAGCCTGCACGGCCGTCGTGGACCCCAATTCACCGAGCGGGCCGCGATCCCCCGACCTAGCGTGGCTGCATGAGAGCACTCACCTGGCAGGGCCTGAAGGACGTCTCGGTCCAGGAGGTCCCGGACCCGCGCATCGAGCAGCCGACCGACGCGGTGGTGCGGGTGACCTCGACCGCCATCTGCGGCTCAGACCTGCACCTCTACAACGTCCTGGGCGCCTACCTGACGCCCGGCGACGTGCTCGGCCACGAGTTCATGGGCATCGTCGAGGAGGTCGGCCCCGCGGTCGAGAACCTCGCCGTCGGCGACCGCGTGGTCGTGCCCTTCACGATCTGCTGCGGGTCGTGCTTCATGTGCGACCGCGAGCTCTACTCCCAGTGCGAGACGACCCAGAACCGGCAGACCGGCAAGGGCGCGAGCCTCTACGGCTACACCAGCCTCTACGGCTCGGTCCCCGGCGGCCAGGCCGAGCGGGTGCGGGTGCCCCACGCCGACTTCGGCCCGGTGAAGATCGACTCCGACCTGCCGGACGAGCGCTTCCTCTACCTCTCCGACATCCTCCCGACCGCCTGGCAGGCCGTCGCCTACGCCGACGTCGAGGAGGGCGGCACGCTCGCCGTCCTCGGGCTCGGCCCCGTCGGTCAGCTCTCCGTCCGCTCCGCGTTCCAGCAGGGCGTGCAGCGCGTCATCGCGGTCGACCTCGTGCCCGAGCGCCTCGAGCTGGCGCGGCAGCACGGCGCCGAGGTCGTCGACCTCTCGCAGGTCGACGACGTCGCCGAGACCCTGCGCGAGATGACCGACGGGCGCGGCCCGGACAGCGTCATCGACGCCGTCGGCATGGAGGCGCACGGCAGCCCCGTGCTCGGCGCCGCCGTCTCGGCCGCCAAGCGGCTGCCCAAGCCGATCGCCCGCAAGGCCATCGAGACCGCCGGCGTCGACCGGCTCGCGGCCCTGCACACCGCCATCGACGCGGTCCGACGCGGTGGCACCGTCTCGCTCAGCGGCGTCTACGGCGGCATGGCCGACCCGATGCCGATGATGGAGCTCTTCGACAAGCAGGTGCAGCTGCGCATGGGACAGTGCAACGTCCGCCGCTGGACCGACGAGCTCTACGCGCTCGTCAGCGGCGCCGAGGACGTCCTCGGCCTCGAGGGCCTGGCCACCCACCGCGTGCCCCTCGAGGAGGCCGCGGAGATGTACCAGACCTTCAACGACAAGGCGGACGGCTGCGTCAAGGTCGTCCTCACGCCGTGAGCCTCGCCGAGCCGCTCGCCAGCGCCGGCGGCGCCCTCCTCGCAGGCGTCTTCGGGCAGGTGGCCCGCCTGCGCGGCACCCGGGCGCTCCACGCCGTCGGGGTATGCGGTGCCGGCTCGCTGACCGTGGAGCCCGGCCCGCCCAGCGGGGTCGTGCTGCTCGACGACCCCGGCCCGCACCCCTGCCTGCTGCGCTGGTCGCGCTCGGTCGGGCGCGAGCGCGGCCGTGACGTCGAGGGCCTGGCGCTGCGCGTCGAGGGACCGGCCGCCGGTGACGTGCTGCTGTCGTCGACCGGCACCGGCGTCGTCGGGCGGCACCTCCTCGTCGCGCGCCGCCACGACCACCACGGGCCGCTGACGACGCTGCTGCCCCTCTCGACGGCCCGCGGGCCCCTGCTGCTGCGGCTCGACCCCACGACGCCGGGCGGGGACGCGCCCGACGAGCCGCCCACGGCATACCGGCTGATGGTCGCGGCCCCCGGCCGCCCGTGGCACGAGCGGGGCGCGCTGACGATCACCTGGACCCGTCGGGACTGCACCCGCCGGCACGACCCCGTCGGGCACCCGCCCGCCGGAGCCTGGACGCACCCCCTGCTGGCGCGTCTGCGCGACCCCTCCTACGCCGCGTCCCAGCAGGTCGCGGCCACCCCCGAGACCCCCGAGGAGACCCCATGACCGAGGTCCACGACACCCACCCGAACGACCCCGTGACCGTGACCGACGACCCCGCCGAGGTCGCCAAGGTCACCGAGCTCATCGACAGCATGGACGTCGCGATGGTGACGACCGAGGACGCCACCTCGCCGGGCCGGCTGACCAGCCGGCCGCTGTCTACCCAGCGGGCCGAGGAGGGCGGTGACGTGCTCTTCCTCGTCCGCGACGGCAGCCCCCTCGTGCGCGACGTCGAGGCCAACCCCTCGGTCAACGTCGCCTATGCCTCCACGAAGGCCTGGGTCTCCCTGGCCGGCACGGCGACCGTCGTGCGCGACCGCACCCTCGTCGAGCAGCTGTGGAGCAAGGGCGCCAGCGCCTTCATGGAGGGCGGCCCGGACAACCCCGACAACGTCGTGCTCCGCGTCAGCGGCGACACCGCGGAGTACTGGGGCGGAGGCTCGCTCGTCGGGACCGTGGTGAGCACGGTCAGGGCGATCGCCGGTCGTCAGGACGACGAGGACGCGGGCCCCACGGTGGTCGAGCTGCCCTGAGACGACCGCTGGTTGAGCCGCCGCGCGGCGCGCCGGCCGAGCACGGTCAGCGCACCCACGACCCCCGTGTCGAGCCCCGCGGCGGCCTCCCGGCCGGGCCGCGCCTCGCTCTGGTCGGGGGTCCCCGGGGCCGAGGGCAGCAGGCGGTTCATCACCCCGACCAGGCGCACCGTGGTGGCGGGCATCAGCCCGTGCACCCGGGTGCCGACCAGCGTCATCGGGCTCAGCTGCAGCACCGGGCGGCCGGCGAGCGTGGCGCGGACCATCTTGCGCGCCGCGCGACGCGCGTCCATCGAGACGAGGGGGATCGAGGCGCCCGGCGCGAACCAGGCGTACTCCGCCTCGCGGTCGCCGGTGAAGAGCGCCTGCTCCGGTGAGCCGGTCCGCATCAGGCCGGGGACGAGAGTGGTCGCCGTGACCCCGGTGCCGGCCAGCTCGGCCGCCAGCGCCTCGGTGAAGCCGACGGCGCCGAACTTGGCGGTGACGTAGGGCAGCAGGTGCGGTGAGGGCACCTTGCCGCCGATGCTCGTCACGACGCCGATGCGGCCGTGCCCGCGCTCGCGCATGCCCGGCAGCACCGCCCACGCCGTGTTGACCGGGCCCATGAGCATGACGCCGACCGCCCTGTCGAAGTGCTCCAGCGTCATCGTCTCGGCCGGGCCGACCTGGATGATGCCGGCGACGTGGACGAGCACCTCGATCGGCCCCAGGTCGCGCTCGACGTCCGCCACGACGGCGTCCACGGAGTCGCGGTCCGTGACGTCGCCACGGTAGGGGCGCACCCGACCGGCCCGGACCCCGCTCGCCTCTCGGGCGCGCTCCTCGGCCAGGCGGGCACCCTCGGTCGTCTCCTCGAGGTCCCGGGCGAAGATCGCGACGTCGTGGCCGAGCTCGGCGAGCTCGGTGGCGACGAGGAGGCCGAGGCCGCGGGAGCCTCCGGCGACGAGGGCGACGGGGCGTGCGCTGAAGTCCATGGGCCGAACCTAGGAGGTCGAGCGCCGCGGCGCGACCGCAGCGCGTTCCAGCCAGCGCACGTCGACGGCGAAGGACCAGGTGACGAGGGCGACCGCGAGGGCGACTGCGACCTGCACCGCGGCCTCGGGCCAGAAGGGCGCGCCCGCGATGGCCAGCGTGCCCGTCAGGGTGCCGCCCGCGAGCTTGCGGCGCACGCTGTGCGGCAGGGTGCGCCGCCAGGCCGGCCGGACGGTCTGCACGAGCACGAAGAGCGGCCAGAGCAGGCCGCCCAGCAGCGCCCAGGGAGCGCCGGGGACGTGGACGAGCGACAGGACCAGCACGAGCACCCCGTCCGCGCCGGAGTCGAAGAGCGCGCCGCGCTCGCTGACGGTGCCGGTGCGCCGGGCCACCCAGCCGTCCACGCCGTCCAGCGCCCAGCCGGCGATGCACAGCCAGACGACCGGCCAGGTGCGTGCGGGCTCGCCGGCGACGAGGGCCGCCACCACCAGCCCGCCGGCGACGAGGATCAGCAGGCCCCGGAAGCCGGTGACGAGGTCGGCCGGCGTCGGCGGTGCGAACCACGTGGTGGTCGAAGCGGTCACGGCAGGGGCGGCGGCGCGGGCCATACCGGTGCTACGTCCGGCGCGGCCCTCCGGGATGGCGGTCACGCGCGGCGACCGCCGGGGGGAGCCGGGCCGGGTCGTCACGCCTGGCGCTGCTCCAGCTCGGTCAGCTGCTCGCGCAGCCACGGGCTCAGCGCCCACGGAGCGGCCGTGGCCGCGTCGCGCAGCTGCTCGGGGGTGACCCAGACCAGCTCCATCACCTCGTCCGGGTCCGGCACCGGGAGCTGCGAGGTCCGCGCGGTGAAGACCGGGCAGACCTCGTTCTCGACCACCCCGGCGGCGTCGACCGCGCGATAGCGGAAGTCCGGCAGCAGCGGCTGCACGTCGGTGATCTCCACCCCCAGCTCGGTGCGCGCGTGCCGGCGGATCGCGTCGAGCACGTCCTCGCCCGGTCGCGGGTGGCCGCAGAAGGCGTTGGTCCACACCCCCGGCCAGGTGCGCTTGGCCAGCGCCCGGCGCGTCAGCAGGACCCGGCCCTCCTCGTCGGAGAGATGGCAGGAGAACGCCAGGTGCAGCGGGGTGTCGGTGGAGTGGACGGTGGCCCGGGGGGCGGTGCCGATCGGCATGCCCTGCTCGTCGAGCAGGACGACCTCGTCGGGCACCTCGGTGGCGGTGTCGGCTGTGGGCGGGTGGAAGCTCGCGGTGGTCATGTCGTCTCTCGTTCAGGGGTATGGCGTGCGGCGGGAGCCAGGCGCGCGGCCCAGCGCTCCCAGGGAGGGGCGTCCGCCCAGTTGACGGACAAGGTGCGGAAGGCCCGGCGCATCCGGCGGCGCCACTGGCGTCCGCCGCGGAGCGAGCGGGCGGAGACGCCGACGGACAGCCCGGGGACGAGCGCGATCCGCGCCCGGGGCCCGAGCACGAGGGCCAGGTCCATGTCGTCGTGCAGCTCGGGGTCGTCACGGTGCACCCGCGGCGAGGCCAGCTCCCAGGCCGAGCGGCGCAGCGCCATCGAGGAGCCCCACAGGACGTGGTGGCCGGCGGCGAGGAAGCCGAGGGCGTAGTAGCTGCCGAGGTAGAGCAGCGCCAGGAGCGTGCGCGCCACGGGCGGGCTGTCGGCGAACGTGCCGGCCCCGGTGACGGCCACGGCGTCCGGCCGCTCGTCGAGGGCCCGGACGACCCGCTCCACCCAGTCCGTGGGCGGCAGGGAGTCGGCGTCCAGCCGGGCCACGACCGCGCAGGCGGCGGCGTCATACCCGGTCGCCGCGGCGGCGGGGATGCCGACGCGCGGCTCGGGCACGACACGGGCCCCGAAGGAGCGGGCCACCGCGGCCGAGTCGTCGGTCGAGGCGTTGTCGACCACGACGACCTCCGCCGGCGGCACCGTCTGCGCGGCCAGCGCCTCCAGGCAGCGCCGCAGGTGCTCGGCGTCGTCGCGCACCGGGATGACCACGCTGACGTCAGTCATCGCGCCCCCGTCCGGCGACCAGGGCCAGCCCGGCCACGAAGGAGCCGGCGGTGCCGCAGACGAGGTCGCCGATCGTGTCGTCGTAGCCGACCTGGATGCTGTCGTCGAGGACGGTGTGGCCGAACCACTCCCCGGCCTCCCAGATCACCGCGAGGAGCGCGCCGACGGCGGCGGTGACGAGGACCAGCCCGGCGGCGGGCAGCGTCACCGGGAGCTGGCGCGCCCGCTGCAGGAGCACCACCGCCGCGGCGGCCAGCAGGCCGTTGGCGACGGCGTGCACGACGATGTCGAGCCACGGGACGGCGACGTACCAGTCGAGGACCGCGCTCCAGCCCCCGAGGACCAGCGTCGCCCCGGTCGCGGCCTGCAGCCAGCCCGGCAGCCGCCCGACCCGGGGCAGGACCAGGCCGAGCAGCACCAGCGCGAAGAGCGCGACCGTCACGCCGTCGCGCCAGAAGGCGACGACGAAGGAGGTCAGGCCGGCGACGGCGACGAGGTCGGTCGCGACCCTCGCCCACCGCGGGCCGGGGACGGAGAGCAGGTCAGGAGGCAAGGGTCATCCAGATGAACAGCTGCGTGACGAGGAAGCCGGTGACCAGGTTGAGCCACAGGAAGCGGCGCCACCCGGCGTTGGCCCGCTCGCAGTCGGCGTCGGAGAGCGAGAGGAAGGGGGCCACGCTGGCGGCGTAGGGGATCACGAGGAGCGCGGCGAGCGCCCCGGGCCAGCCGACCGGCAGCAGCAGGACCCCCGCGACCAGGTAGGCGACGAAGGCGGCCCGCACGGTCGTCGCGGCCCCGAGCACGGTCGCGATCGAGGAGATCCCGCCCTCCCGGTCGGCGATGATGTCCTGCACCGCGCCGAAGGCCTGCGAGGCCATGCCCCAGACGAAGAAGGCGGCCAGCGCCAGGAGGACCGGCGTCGTCAGCTCCGCGTCGGCGATCGCGAGCGCGAAGACCGCGGGGCTGACGAAGTGGGTGCTCGAGGTGACCGAGTCGAGGACCGGGCGCTCCTTGAAGCGCAGCCCCGGCGCGGAGTAGGCGATGACCGCGAAGACGCTGATCGCCAGCACGACCGTCGAGAAGACGTCGCCGAGCAGCACCAGCGCGACCACGAAGGGCAGGTTGGTCAGCGCCGCCGCCCACAGCGTCAGCCGGTGCCAGCGCCGCGAGAGCACGACGCCCTCGACGCCGCCCTTGCGCGGGTTGCGCAGGTCGGACTCGTAGTCGAAGACGTCGTTGACGCCGTACATGAGCAGGTTGTAGGGGATGAGGAACCACAGGGTCCCCAGCACCAGCGTCAGGGTGATCCCCCCGCCCGCCAGCAGGTATGCCGCGGCGAAGGGATAGGCGGTGTTGACCCAGCTCAGCGGGCGTGACGAGCCGACCAGCTGGCGCAGGGCGCCCGGTGCCGCGGGCGCCGGGGCCGTGGGGGTCTGTCCGGTCGTGGTCACTCGCTCGTCTCCCTGGGGTGCAGCAGCTCCCGCAGCGCGGGGAGCAGCAGCCCGGCCGCCAGCGGCCAGGCGAGGTCCTCGAGCGGAGCGTGCCACAGGTGCACGCCGAGCAGCGAGCTCTCGTCGAAGCGGAACAGGTCGGAGATGATCATCAGGCTGTCGAAGACGACCGTCAGGACGAGCAGGACGGCGATCGTGATCGCCGTGGTCAGCCACCAGCGGGCCGGGAGCCGACGGGCGACGGCGACGCCGACGGCCACGGCGGCCGACAGCGCGACGAAGACCAGGGCCAGGCCGGCGTAGGTCATCGGGGGCCTCCCGTGGCCGCGGCGCGTCCGCCGCCCGCGGAGGCGCGGTCGAGCGCCAGACCCACCAGGCCGTGGAGCACGAGGGTGAGGTAGCAGAGGAAGGTGATGAAGAGCAGCTCCTCGAGCGGCAGCTCCGGGGCCAGCATGATGCCGGTCATCGCCTCGCTCTCGCCGCGGTGGTAGAAGCCGAGCGCGATCGCCGCGACGTCCCAGAGGAGGAAGAGGACGATGCCCGTCGCGAGCACCGCGGCGCTGCGCCGCGGGTCGCGCCACAGCACGAGCCGGAAGCGCGCGTCGAGCAGCGCCATGCACGCGGTCGCGCCCAGCAGGAACGCGCCGTAGAGGAGGGCGGTCACCGCGGACCGACCGCCAGGTCCTCGGCCGGGCGGGCGGGCTCCGGGGACGGCCCCGCGGAGGTGTCGCCGCGCAGGCGCTTGAGGACGAGCTCGGCGCTGATGAGGCACATCGGCAGCCCGATGCCCGGGATGGTGCTCGACCCGGCGTAGAGGAGGCCGTCGACCCGCTTGCTGACGTTGCCGGTGCGGAACATCGCGCTCTGCCGCAGGGTGTGGCCCGGGCCGAGCATGCCGCCCTGCCAGGCGGACAGGTCGGCGGCGAAGTCGCCGGGACCGATGGTGCGGCGCACGACGACGCGCTCGGCCAGGTCGGGGACACCCGCCCAGTCGGCGACCTGCCGGATCGCGGCGTCCGCGACGGCCTCGACGGCGGCGTCGCCCTGCCCGTCGGCACCGCCGCGGCCGAGGCCCGGGTCGGCGGGGACGGGCACGAGGACGAAGAGGTTCTCGTGCCCCTCCGGCGCGACGGTGGGATCGGTGGCCGAGGGCTTGCAGACGTAGGCCGACGCGGGGTCCGGCACGCTGCCGGCGAAGATCGCGTCGAAGTTGGCCTTCCAGTCGCGCGTGAAGAAGAGCGAGTGGTGCGGCATCTCGGGCAGCTCGCCGCGCACGCCGAGCAGCACCAGGACGGCGCCGGGGCCCGACGTGCGACGGTCCCAGTAGGACTGCGGGTAGGTCTGCAGGTCCGGCGGGAGCAGGCGGGTCTCCAGGTGGTGCAGGTCGCCGGCGCCGACCACGAGGTCGGCGGCGTGGACGTGCTCCTGGCCCTCGCGGTCGCGCCAGCGCAGCCCGGTCGCCCGGGATCGTGGGCCGCGGCGGGGCCGTCGCCCGGCGGGGAGCTCCTCGGTCGTGATGCCCACGACCGTCGCCCCGGTGCGGATCCGGGCGCCGTGGTGCGCGGCCTGCCCGGCCACCGCCTCGATGAGGCGGGTGAAGCCGCCCTCGGGGTACATCACCCCGCCGGTGAGGTCGAGCCCGCTCATGAGGTGGTAGAGCGCCGGCACCCGCTCCGGGGAGGACCCGAGGAAGACGGCCGGATAGCCGAGGATCTGGCGCAGCCGCCGGTCCGAGAACCGGGCACCGACGAAGTCCTGCAGCGAGCGTGTCAGCAGCGGCAGCAGGCGCGGCAGGCGCCGCAGCACGTCGGGCGAGGCGAGGCCGAGCGGGGAGGTGAAGCTCGTGTAGAGGAAGTGGCGCAGCGCCACGTCGTAGGCCTCCGACGAGGAGCTCAGGTAGTCGGCCAGCGCCCGGCCAGCACCCGGCTCGACGTCCTCGAAGGTCGCCAGGTTGGCGCCGGTGTCGGCGGTGATGTCGAGCGGGGACGGCGCCGGCGTGCCGGGGCGGTCGGCCTCGAAGAAGACCCGGTAGGCGGGGTCCAGCACCTCGAGCCGCAGCTGCTCCTCGACACTCGTCCCGAGCAGCCGGAAGAAGTGCTCGAAGACCTCCGGCATGAGGTACCACGACGGGCCGGTGTCGAAGCGGAAGCCGTCCACGGCCAGCGAGCCGGCACGGCCCCCGACGTCGTCGCGCTGCTCGAAGACCTCGACGTCGTGGCCCTCGGCAGCCAGCAGGGCTGCGGTGGCCAGGCCGGCGATGCCACCCCCGATCACGGCGACCCGGCGGGGGCCGGACGCGGTGCGGGCGCTCATCGGGTCGCCGCCAGGCTCTGGGCGACGATGCGGGCCTTGACGACGTCGGGGACGCGCACCCGGCGGCGGGCGATCTCTGCGGCCGGCGTGCGGTGCAGGCGGCGGGAGAGCTCGGCGAAGAGCCCGTGCGCGGCGTGCACGGCGCAGCGGCTGCTCGGCGGCAGCAGCGGGATGACCGCGGCCGCGGCGGCGAGGTCGGCGTCGATGTCGGCGAGCAGCAGGTCGCGCTCGCGGTCGGTGAAGGTGGTCAGGTCGACGCCGGGGAAGTAGGTGCGGCCCAGCAGCTCCTGGTCGTCGTGGAGGTCGCGCAGGAAGTTGACCTTCTGGAAGGCCGCGCCGAGGGCGCGCGCGCCCGGGGTGAGCGCGTCGTAGCGGTCCTGGTCGCCGTCGACGAAGACGCGCAGGCACATCAGGCCGACGACCTCCGCCGAGCCGTAGAGGTAGCCCGAGAGGCTCTCGGGGTCGTGGACCTGCACCGACAGGTCGGCGCGCATGGAGTCGAAGAAGGGGTCGACCAGGTCCCGACCGATGCCGAACTCCTTCGCCGTGAGTGCGAAGGCG
This genomic interval carries:
- a CDS encoding glycosyltransferase family 2 protein encodes the protein MTDVSVVIPVRDDAEHLRRCLEALAAQTVPPAEVVVVDNASTDDSAAVARSFGARVVPEPRVGIPAAAATGYDAAACAVVARLDADSLPPTDWVERVVRALDERPDAVAVTGAGTFADSPPVARTLLALLYLGSYYALGFLAAGHHVLWGSSMALRRSAWELASPRVHRDDPELHDDMDLALVLGPRARIALVPGLSVGVSARSLRGGRQWRRRMRRAFRTLSVNWADAPPWERWAARLAPAARHTPERETT
- a CDS encoding prenyltransferase → MTTTGQTPTAPAPAAPGALRQLVGSSRPLSWVNTAYPFAAAYLLAGGGITLTLVLGTLWFLIPYNLLMYGVNDVFDYESDLRNPRKGGVEGVVLSRRWHRLTLWAAALTNLPFVVALVLLGDVFSTVVLAISVFAVIAYSAPGLRFKERPVLDSVTSSTHFVSPAVFALAIADAELTTPVLLALAAFFVWGMASQAFGAVQDIIADREGGISSIATVLGAATTVRAAFVAYLVAGVLLLPVGWPGALAALLVIPYAASVAPFLSLSDADCERANAGWRRFLWLNLVTGFLVTQLFIWMTLAS
- a CDS encoding lycopene cyclase domain-containing protein; this translates as MTYAGLALVFVALSAAVAVGVAVARRLPARWWLTTAITIAVLLVLTVVFDSLMIISDLFRFDESSLLGVHLWHAPLEDLAWPLAAGLLLPALRELLHPRETSE
- a CDS encoding lycopene cyclase domain-containing protein → MTALLYGAFLLGATACMALLDARFRLVLWRDPRRSAAVLATGIVLFLLWDVAAIALGFYHRGESEAMTGIMLAPELPLEELLFITFLCYLTLVLHGLVGLALDRASAGGGRAAATGGPR
- the crtI gene encoding phytoene desaturase family protein, whose product is MSARTASGPRRVAVIGGGIAGLATAALLAAEGHDVEVFEQRDDVGGRAGSLAVDGFRFDTGPSWYLMPEVFEHFFRLLGTSVEEQLRLEVLDPAYRVFFEADRPGTPAPSPLDITADTGANLATFEDVEPGAGRALADYLSSSSEAYDVALRHFLYTSFTSPLGLASPDVLRRLPRLLPLLTRSLQDFVGARFSDRRLRQILGYPAVFLGSSPERVPALYHLMSGLDLTGGVMYPEGGFTRLIEAVAGQAAHHGARIRTGATVVGITTEELPAGRRPRRGPRSRATGLRWRDREGQEHVHAADLVVGAGDLHHLETRLLPPDLQTYPQSYWDRRTSGPGAVLVLLGVRGELPEMPHHSLFFTRDWKANFDAIFAGSVPDPASAYVCKPSATDPTVAPEGHENLFVLVPVPADPGLGRGGADGQGDAAVEAVADAAIRQVADWAGVPDLAERVVVRRTIGPGDFAADLSAWQGGMLGPGHTLRQSAMFRTGNVSKRVDGLLYAGSSTIPGIGLPMCLISAELVLKRLRGDTSAGPSPEPARPAEDLAVGPR
- a CDS encoding phytoene/squalene synthase family protein — protein: MMFVRPPRGEGSAPACTSTYDRAARASAAVVIGEYSTSFGWATRLLHEPVRTHVRSIYALVRVADELVDDARQPWSRERRSLLLDGLQEETHRAMGSGGSANLVVHAFALTAKEFGIGRDLVDPFFDSMRADLSVQVHDPESLSGYLYGSAEVVGLMCLRVFVDGDQDRYDALTPGARALGAAFQKVNFLRDLHDDQELLGRTYFPGVDLTTFTDRERDLLLADIDADLAAAAAVIPLLPPSSRCAVHAAHGLFAELSRRLHRTPAAEIARRRVRVPDVVKARIVAQSLAATR